In the Tetrapisispora phaffii CBS 4417 chromosome 7, complete genome genome, one interval contains:
- the TPHA0G00115 gene encoding uncharacterized protein, with translation MQLLSFLLFLNYFEQIFAGTSDVDAGSYDQVEEPFGNVDLSVTDNKGLYRAALYGAFSYSATNAAIDWLAVCRQCKDENKIPKVDCLTALRSTARTISIGVFGVAAWANGALKRDAEYQGAMTWGNIVKIVITPLLILVWLITLKKHTRTPNMSSSTTKN, from the coding sequence ATGCAATTACTTAGTTTTCTATTGTTTCTGAATTACTTTGAGCAAATATTTGCTGGCACATCTGATGTGGATGCTGGCTCCTATGACCAGGTTGAGGAGCCATTTGGCAATGTTGATTTATCAGTTACAGATAACAAAGGACTTTATAGAGCTGCATTATATGGAGCTTTTAGTTACAGTGCAACAAATGCTGCTATAGACTGGTTGGCTGTCTGCCGTCAATGtaaagatgaaaataaaattccTAAAGTTGATTGTTTAACTGCATTGAGAAGCACTGCACGCACAATTAGTATTGGTGTATTTGGTGTAGCTGCCTGGGCCAATGGAGCCTTAAAGAGAGACGCTGAGTATCAAGGTGCTATGACTTGGGGTAACATAGTTAAAATAGTGATAACACCTTTACTAATACTAGTGTGGTTGATCACTTTGAAGAAACACACACGCACCCCGAACATGTCATCATCTACAACGAAGAATTAG
- the TPHA0G00130 gene encoding uncharacterized protein, with product MTWGNIVKIAMASNTTFPNTTVIDHFEETHTHPEHVIIYNEELGGHFNMSRINKGDGNGVIRISSITDNNYIRKRENLYPICVGQVDADYCRNLSYLAGFSASGWGDMADAVANHMFPSGENEEGYSGYTAAYWKTYLHDESNANWEWYASWRMYYTKDGITPVWTQCDDGK from the coding sequence ATGACTTGGGGTAACATAGTTAAAATAGCAATGGCAAGTAATACCACCTTTCCTAATACTACTGTGATTGATCACTTTGAAGAAACACACACGCACCCCGAACATGTCATCATCTACAACGAAGAATTAGGGGGTCATTTTAACATGAGTAGAATTAATAAAGGAGACGGCAATGGAGTGATTAGAATAAGCAGTATTActgataataattatataagaAAGAGAGAGAATTTGTACCCTATTTGTGTTGGACAAGTTGATGCTGATTATTGCAGGAATTTGAGTTATCTGGCTGGATTTTCTGCCTCTGGTTGGGGTGATATGGCCGACGCTGTTGCCAATCATATGTTTCCATCAGGGGAAAATGAAGAAGGATATTCTGGCTATACAGCTGCTTACTGGAAAACATACTTACATGATGAGTCTAATGCTAATTGGGAGTGGTATGCATCCTGGAGAATGTATTACACTAAGGATGGAATAACTCCGGTATGGACACAATGTGATGATGGTAAGTAA
- the TPHA0G00150 gene encoding uncharacterized protein, translated as MILQVSTHCFNTLFLFSSIHKNYKMLIIKVLDSYHILQEAMALANTAHSSTNIMNKLKNINYIGSEPAFIFISMIRELINLIRPEEYFHLELIIINYILNSLNGDYASIRDHFSQPPQYTIEDIFASIRSKYEYMKMNKSINTTSTSQTDTCHTCSRPLHKRIICQLGNKSGHSAKNCYHHNFQTIMCHLSKTNF; from the coding sequence ATGATATTGCAGGTCTCAACTCACTGTTTCAACACTTTGTTCCTTTTCAGTTCTATCCACAAGAACTACAAGATGCTTATAATAAAAGTTTTAGATTCTTATCATATACTTCAAGAAGCCATGGCTCTAGCTAATACCGCTCACAGCTCCACTAATATTATGAATAAACTCAAAAACATAAATTATATTGGCAGTGAGCCTGcattcattttcatttccaTGATTCGTGAATTAATCAATCTAATTCGTCCTGAGGAATATTTTCACTTAGAactaattattattaattacatACTAAACTCCTTAAACGGTGATTATGCTTCCATTAGAGATCACTTCTCACAGCCACCCCAATATACTATCGAAGATATCTTCGCATCCATCCGCAGCAAGTATGAATACatgaaaatgaacaagAGTATCAACACCACCTCCACTTCTCAAACTGATACTTGTCACACCTGTTCCAGACCACTACATAAGAGAATCATTTGCCAATTAGGTAACAAATCCGGGCATAGTGCAAAAAACTGTTACCATCATAATTTTCAAACAATAATGTGTCACCTGTCAAAAACTAACTTTTAA